From Mytilus galloprovincialis chromosome 9, xbMytGall1.hap1.1, whole genome shotgun sequence, the proteins below share one genomic window:
- the LOC143044422 gene encoding uncharacterized protein LOC143044422, whose protein sequence is MASGGTDEQMSPDVITDALSDIKCQLQQLSNDSSKIHKDVQGEQGRAHRIQSNVEKLHSEMQSLSENFAGLIEKADSVRQERMSADDEYMGLLQEKIQILEEEKFVRTQLQVQDVERKLQEEGKNLQENEGENERMLLEFAKDDLIKKKEDLSAMERRLEEKRIEYDKEWEGFKDDVQRAKEEKRPYMRNIQEFDNLVMARFKGILRFSPQALSKKERASAELTIQNLEIKKELEEEREKLLQLELISRDYEQSTNNRLLERRSLWKQFDSFQEEKFKLQGPDDAGFVLHRTTRLENLLAEPKALTDSLVFDCGDNEGKGLHRCHKNTDVSIPFSEAERNELQSILYDGEETSEKEEQDVDITPHDIQQQMRLDQDISNQMVPSTDLGTGAGPSDEPEAHDPEEDNDATEDNQKPGFQLKDVAKKLLKQAEGNIDNSDSLMSKIQSRLSGIGGIARQTVDPTRTGSGTGAGSGFTFSIQRLKSDSRYKVDPAFKRQKRH, encoded by the coding sequence ATGGCTAGTGGAGGAACAGACGAGCAAATGAGCCCGGATGTAATTACTGATGCCTTGTCCGATATTAAATGTCAACTTCAGCAGCTTTCAAACGACAGTTCCAAAATACACAAAGATGTACAAGGTGAACAAGGACGTGCTCATCGCATCCAATCAAATGTAGAGAAACTTCATTCAGAAATGCAGTCACTGTCAGAAAACTTCGCTGGTTTAATCGAGAAGGCCGACAGCGTCCGTCAGGAACGCATGAGTGCTGATGACGAATATATGGGGCTTCTACAGGAGAAGATTCAAATCCTTGAAGAAGAAAAATTCGTCAGGACACAGTTACAAGTTCAAGATGTAGAACGAAAGCTTCAAGAGGAAGGTAAAAATTTACAGGAGAACGAAGGCGAGAATGAACGGATGCTTCTAGAATTTGCCAAAGACGATCTTATAAAGAAGAAAGAAGATTTGAGTGCAATGGAAAGGAGATTGGAAGAAAAACGAATCGAATATGATAAAGAATGGGAAGGTTTCAAGGATGATGTACAAAGAGCAAAGGAAGAGAAAAGACCGTACATGCGAAATATTCAGGAATTCGACAACTTGGTTATGGCAAGGTTTAAAGGAATTCTTAGATTTTCACCTCAAGCTCTGAGTAAAAAAGAGCGTGCTAGTGCCGAATTAACCATACAAAACCTTGAAATCAAGAAAGAACTAGAAGAGGAAAGGGAAAAACTACTGCAATTAGAACTGATATCACGTGACTATGAACAGTCCACCAATAACAGGCTATTAGAAAGACGATCGCTATGGAAACAGTTTGATAGCTTTCAGGAAGAGAAATTCAAATTGCAAGGGCCAGATGACGCAGGATTTGTATTACATAGAACAACAAGATTGGAAAATTTGCTGGCTGAACCAAAAGCTCTGACAGATTCTCTAGTGTTTGACTGTGGAGACAATGAAGGCAAGGGGTTACACAGGTGTCATAAGAACACTGATGTTTCTATTCCATTCTCTGAAGCAGAGAGAAACGAGCTTCAGTCTATATTATATGATGGAGAAGAAACTAGTGAAAAAGAAGAACAGGATGTTGATATTACACCACATGATATTCAACAGCAAATGAGATTAGACCAAGATATATCCAATCAAATGGTACCATCTACAGATTTGGGTACTGGTGCTGGTCCATCGGATGAACCTGAAGCGCATGATCCAGAAGAAGATAACGACGCTACAGAAGACAACCAAAAGCCCGGATTTCAGCTGAAAGACGTCGCTAAAAAATTATTGAAACAGGCAGAAGGAAATATAGACAATTCTGATTCTTTGATGTCAAAAATTCAGAGTCGTTTGAGTGGTATTGGTGGTATAGCGCGACAAACAGTCGATCCTACAAGGACTGGCTCCGGTACCGGTGCTGGTTCAGGCTTTACATTCTCCATTCAACGACTGAAGAGCGATTCGAGATATAAAGTTGATCCAGCATTTAAGCGTCAAAAAAGACATTAA